Proteins found in one Paenibacillus borealis genomic segment:
- the nifX gene encoding nitrogen fixation protein NifX yields the protein MKVAFATDDGNRVNAHFGQSPMFAVYNVTKSGATLVELRKLPAVLNQDEAGKIDSRLDTVSDCTLIFIMQIGASAAARVTRRKIMPVKVPFGSPIDDQLKRLVEMLQGKPPMWLAKVLRAEEAGESEGGEANGTHG from the coding sequence GTGAAAGTAGCGTTCGCCACAGATGATGGAAACCGTGTGAATGCCCATTTCGGACAAAGTCCGATGTTTGCCGTATATAATGTAACGAAATCCGGTGCAACTCTGGTTGAGCTGCGTAAGCTGCCGGCTGTGCTGAACCAGGATGAAGCAGGCAAAATCGACAGCCGCCTGGATACGGTCAGCGACTGTACATTGATCTTCATCATGCAGATCGGTGCGTCAGCGGCGGCGCGGGTCACTCGGCGCAAGATTATGCCGGTGAAGGTGCCTTTCGGCAGTCCTATAGATGATCAGCTGAAACGGCTGGTGGAGATGCTTCAGGGCAAGCCGCCCATGTGGCTGGCCAAGGTTCTGCGGGCGGAGGAAGCCGGAGAGAGCGAAGGGGGAGAAGCGAATGGAACCCATGGCTAA
- a CDS encoding DUF269 domain-containing protein: MEPMANEHAALQDTGIPEAAGRQRSRKVRKELNQETADALVRRLCHLLDAGDFFGRNSMLPPLEKIGKLFLATAEDQNQSEFNCAVSPKVRQQVPLLFQAMAGVMEERTGLMIQSTAEINGEGFGRGLLYSGRVILVLKSLRAGAPFPFTSAEKTIRYGVECIEEGQAFLDKYKVMTSEYGLLSLEG, from the coding sequence ATGGAACCCATGGCTAATGAGCATGCGGCACTGCAGGATACGGGAATTCCGGAAGCTGCGGGAAGACAGCGCAGCCGGAAAGTGCGCAAGGAGCTGAATCAGGAGACAGCGGATGCTCTGGTCCGGCGGTTGTGCCATCTGCTGGATGCCGGAGATTTCTTCGGGCGTAATAGCATGCTGCCGCCGCTGGAGAAGATCGGGAAGCTGTTCCTGGCTACTGCCGAGGATCAGAATCAATCTGAATTCAATTGTGCCGTGTCACCGAAGGTCCGCCAGCAGGTGCCGCTGCTCTTCCAGGCGATGGCCGGAGTCATGGAAGAAAGAACGGGCCTTATGATCCAGAGTACCGCCGAGATTAACGGCGAGGGCTTCGGACGGGGGCTGCTGTACAGCGGCAGAGTTATTCTGGTGCTCAAAAGCTTACGCGCCGGCGCCCCCTTCCCGTTCACTTCTGCAGAGAAGACGATCCGGTACGGGGTAGAGTGTATAGAAGAAGGGCAGGCTTTTCTGGATAAATACAAGGTGATGACTTCAGAGTACGGGCTGCTCAGCCTGGAGGGCTAG
- the nifN gene encoding nitrogenase iron-molybdenum cofactor biosynthesis protein NifN, translating to MTVNRRKKPASVNPMKIGQSLGAVLALQGCYRAMPLIHGSQGCSAFPKALLTRHFREPIAVQTSALQEMDVIFDANRNLEEALNLVLSKHRPDIIGIIGTELTDVAGVDYQNMLKTYKRERNMRGGLAFSVVLPDFRGSLESGFSSTVEAMIDEMIQQVGHRGSRSVNTRQITLLPGSFLTPADVMELKEIISSFGFEVIALPDISTSLSGHLLTGFSPLTRGGVPLDSMLQSLQSGLTIAIGGSMERPARRLHNALGTPYKVFEGAMGLKASDELLHFLHQISGEPVPLRYCWQRENLLDSMLDAHFQFAGMSALTALEPDHLYSVSGWLEELGVEQKALITSYETPLVAGMEREVWVGDLDDAEVLGKGADLWISNSHGIAGAQRIGAAFMPAGFPVWNELGAYMSVSVGYRGAMEWSNKAGNLLMQREAGHRESSVRHR from the coding sequence ATGACCGTTAACCGGAGAAAGAAGCCGGCATCGGTCAACCCGATGAAGATCGGACAGTCGCTGGGTGCCGTGCTTGCACTGCAGGGCTGTTACCGGGCCATGCCGCTGATTCACGGCTCACAGGGCTGCTCAGCTTTTCCGAAGGCGCTGCTGACCCGGCATTTCCGGGAACCGATTGCCGTACAGACCTCGGCGCTGCAGGAGATGGATGTCATCTTCGATGCCAACCGTAATCTGGAAGAGGCGCTGAATCTGGTGCTCAGTAAGCACCGTCCCGATATCATCGGCATTATTGGAACAGAGCTGACTGATGTGGCGGGTGTGGATTATCAGAACATGCTGAAGACGTATAAAAGAGAACGGAATATGCGCGGCGGTCTCGCCTTCTCCGTCGTGCTTCCGGATTTTCGCGGATCATTGGAATCGGGCTTCAGCTCTACGGTAGAAGCCATGATCGACGAGATGATCCAGCAGGTCGGGCACCGGGGGTCCAGGAGCGTAAACACCCGGCAGATCACCTTGCTGCCCGGATCTTTCTTAACCCCGGCCGATGTAATGGAGCTGAAGGAGATTATCTCCTCCTTCGGATTCGAGGTGATTGCGCTGCCGGATATCTCGACTTCCCTTTCCGGCCATCTGCTCACCGGCTTCTCGCCGCTGACCCGGGGCGGGGTTCCGCTGGATTCCATGCTGCAGAGTCTGCAGTCCGGACTGACAATTGCCATAGGCGGGAGCATGGAGCGTCCGGCCCGGCGGCTGCACAATGCCCTGGGCACGCCTTATAAGGTATTCGAAGGCGCAATGGGGCTCAAGGCTTCCGATGAACTACTGCATTTCCTGCATCAGATCAGCGGGGAGCCGGTACCGCTGCGTTATTGCTGGCAGAGGGAGAATCTGCTCGACAGCATGCTGGATGCCCATTTTCAGTTTGCCGGAATGTCGGCTCTGACGGCGCTGGAACCGGATCATTTGTATTCTGTCTCGGGATGGCTGGAGGAGCTGGGTGTAGAGCAGAAGGCGCTGATTACCTCGTACGAAACCCCGCTCGTTGCCGGAATGGAACGTGAAGTATGGGTAGGGGATCTGGACGATGCCGAGGTACTCGGGAAGGGTGCGGATCTGTGGATCAGTAATTCCCACGGGATCGCGGGTGCACAGCGGATCGGGGCAGCCTTCATGCCGGCCGGATTCCCGGTCTGGAACGAGCTTGGTGCTTATATGTCTGTCTCGGTCGGGTACAGAGGCGCTATGGAATGGAGTAATAAAGCAGGGAACTTGTTAATGCAAAGGGAGGCAGGACACCGTGAAAGTAGCGTTCGCCACAGATGA
- a CDS encoding HesA/MoeB/ThiF family protein → MEQLAGGLELERYARQLKLLGEDGQRALKEATVMVAGIGGLGGTAALYLAAAGVGKLILAHEGIILAPDLNRQILMDSDHLGHERMSTAIAQLKRLNPHVEIEGYNSKIEYNAARPWVRDADIVIDARYDFPERYALNRLCVDTNTPMVEAAMYGFEISLTTMIPGLTPCLECLYPDVQPQWEPFGFPVLGATSGIAGCLAALEAVKWITGVGTTYAGVMHRFSSLDFACYSVHITRNPNCACCGEGGKP, encoded by the coding sequence ATGGAGCAGCTTGCCGGAGGTTTGGAGCTGGAACGGTATGCCCGGCAGCTGAAGCTGCTCGGGGAAGACGGGCAGAGGGCACTGAAGGAAGCGACAGTCATGGTGGCCGGAATCGGCGGACTTGGCGGAACAGCGGCACTCTATTTGGCGGCGGCAGGTGTCGGCAAGCTTATTTTGGCCCATGAGGGAATCATTCTCGCACCGGATCTTAACCGGCAGATTCTGATGGATAGTGATCATTTGGGACATGAGCGTATGAGTACAGCTATTGCTCAGCTGAAGCGGCTGAATCCGCACGTGGAAATTGAAGGCTATAATTCTAAAATTGAATATAACGCGGCCAGACCCTGGGTAAGGGATGCCGATATTGTGATCGATGCCCGGTACGATTTCCCTGAGCGTTATGCGCTGAACCGTCTGTGTGTCGATACGAACACGCCTATGGTGGAAGCGGCAATGTATGGCTTTGAAATATCGCTGACTACTATGATTCCAGGACTGACGCCTTGCCTCGAATGCCTGTATCCGGATGTGCAGCCGCAGTGGGAGCCGTTTGGGTTCCCTGTTCTGGGTGCGACCTCCGGGATTGCGGGTTGTCTGGCAGCGCTGGAAGCCGTAAAATGGATTACAGGGGTAGGGACAACTTATGCGGGCGTAATGCATCGCTTCAGCTCACTCGACTTCGCCTGTTATAGCGTCCATATTACCCGTAATCCGAATTGCGCTTGCTGCGGAGAAGGAGGTAAACCGTGA
- a CDS encoding TetR/AcrR family transcriptional regulator, with translation MDRRIGKTREAIFEAFISLMAEKNFEQITVNEIAARANVSRGTIYLHYVDKYDLLDQCIETQMEQLCESCLSGRESAHFASGGPLLRTAEYLERHAWVFTTLLNNKGVPAFRTRLHAILLQGLSEQIDMSGLNHGMNKEMLIQFLASAVVGVMEWWITHSMPYPAKEMIEDILTLMERNQMAPRPLDIVQ, from the coding sequence ATGGACAGACGTATCGGCAAAACACGGGAAGCTATTTTTGAGGCTTTTATCAGCCTGATGGCCGAGAAGAACTTTGAGCAAATTACGGTAAATGAGATCGCAGCACGTGCCAATGTAAGCAGAGGTACAATCTATCTCCATTACGTGGACAAGTACGATCTGCTGGATCAGTGTATAGAGACGCAAATGGAGCAGCTGTGTGAGAGCTGCCTCTCCGGCAGGGAGAGTGCCCATTTTGCCTCAGGGGGGCCGCTGCTGCGCACAGCCGAATATCTGGAACGGCACGCATGGGTCTTCACTACACTGCTTAACAATAAAGGCGTTCCGGCCTTCCGGACCCGTCTGCATGCTATTCTGCTGCAAGGTCTGAGTGAGCAGATCGACATGAGCGGCCTGAACCACGGGATGAACAAAGAGATGCTGATCCAATTTCTGGCATCGGCTGTAGTGGGTGTAATGGAGTGGTGGATCACCCATTCCATGCCGTACCCGGCCAAAGAAATGATCGAAGACATTCTGACTCTAATGGAGCGCAATCAGATGGCGCCCCGGCCGCTGGATATTGTGCAATAG
- a CDS encoding MBL fold metallo-hydrolase yields MHKADIHTWEGGILQVSVPMGLPLRQVNSYILPDRDGRLTVIDPGPHTPDAELAWQGVLEELDLSWSKVRDIVVTHHHPDHYGLAGWMQARSGARVWMSERAHAEAGLAWGSGAILDEALPLFFLRHGMPEAWIQGIREHLESFRPEVTPQPEVTYINEAEPFVMGSRKWQVLLTGGHAPGHVSLYHGGSGQIFCGDAVLPQISPNVGLQPGSDPQPLRTYLQGLRELRSLEVQLAFPGHREPFSGFTVRADSLLRHHEERLDATAALLAGGPLSGFAVCEGLFRSRIATAHQMRFAMSEALAHLAELVRRERAAETEEGLGGSILFTAVKS; encoded by the coding sequence TTGCACAAGGCGGATATTCATACATGGGAAGGCGGAATTCTGCAGGTATCTGTACCGATGGGGCTGCCGCTCCGTCAGGTGAACAGTTATATTCTGCCTGACCGGGACGGCAGGCTTACGGTGATTGACCCGGGCCCGCATACCCCGGATGCAGAGCTTGCCTGGCAGGGTGTGCTGGAGGAACTGGATTTGTCCTGGTCCAAGGTGCGGGATATCGTCGTTACCCATCATCATCCCGACCACTATGGCCTTGCCGGCTGGATGCAGGCCCGCAGCGGCGCACGGGTCTGGATGTCGGAACGGGCTCACGCTGAGGCCGGTCTGGCCTGGGGCAGCGGGGCGATTCTGGATGAGGCGTTGCCGTTGTTTTTCCTGCGGCACGGAATGCCGGAGGCCTGGATTCAAGGTATCCGGGAGCATCTGGAGAGCTTCCGGCCGGAGGTGACCCCGCAGCCGGAGGTCACCTATATCAATGAGGCGGAGCCATTTGTAATGGGCAGCCGCAAATGGCAGGTGCTGCTGACCGGCGGGCACGCGCCGGGGCATGTGTCGCTCTACCACGGCGGCAGCGGGCAAATCTTCTGCGGCGATGCCGTGCTGCCGCAGATTTCGCCCAATGTCGGCCTGCAGCCGGGCAGCGATCCGCAGCCGCTGCGGACGTATCTGCAAGGGCTGCGGGAGCTGCGCAGCCTTGAGGTGCAGCTGGCGTTCCCGGGCCACCGGGAACCGTTCAGCGGGTTCACGGTGCGGGCGGACAGCCTGCTCCGGCATCATGAGGAGCGGCTGGATGCTACAGCCGCATTACTTGCCGGCGGACCGCTGAGCGGGTTCGCCGTCTGCGAGGGGCTGTTCCGCAGCCGGATCGCGACCGCGCATCAGATGCGGTTCGCGATGAGCGAGGCGTTGGCCCATCTGGCCGAGCTGGTGCGCCGGGAGCGGGCGGCCGAGACGGAGGAGGGCCTGGGCGGGAGCATATTGTTCACGGCCGTGAAATCCTAA
- a CDS encoding BclA C-terminal domain-containing protein has protein sequence MGRPEHKRKKRICKDEVLECPLPKIKRPKRKLHDNKCNCKKIIVKKQIVRVNIPLGALGAAGAAGALGAAGAVEALGAAGAAGAAGALGAAGAGGALGAPGAAGALGAVGAAGALGAVGAAGALGARGATGTLGAVGAAGLLGAAGAAGALGAVGATGALGAAGVAGALGAAGAAGAAGALGGIGPAGIAGLLGPAGPAGAAGPAGPVGPAGAVGPVGPAGAAGAVGPAGPAGAAGAVGPAGPAGAAGAVGPVGPAGAAGAVGPVGPAGAAGAAGATGATGAAGPTGATGVAGPAGATGATGATGGIAQFGYVYNLGAQVVPIEADVSFDTNGFLTPGITHAPGTTTISVTNAGVYEVNFSVSGVEPSQFALFVNGAQVPGTVYGSGAGTQQNTGQAIFSLSSGDVLTLRNHSSAAAVTLQTLAGGTQANVNASIVIKQLA, from the coding sequence ATGGGTCGCCCTGAACATAAGAGAAAAAAACGTATCTGTAAAGATGAAGTGTTAGAATGCCCGCTGCCAAAGATTAAACGTCCGAAACGAAAACTGCATGACAACAAATGCAACTGCAAGAAGATTATCGTCAAAAAGCAGATAGTCCGCGTTAATATTCCATTGGGGGCACTGGGAGCAGCAGGTGCCGCCGGAGCTTTAGGCGCTGCCGGAGCTGTGGAAGCGCTGGGCGCGGCGGGAGCCGCCGGGGCAGCAGGCGCGCTTGGCGCAGCAGGTGCAGGCGGAGCACTGGGTGCACCGGGCGCTGCCGGAGCACTCGGTGCTGTCGGCGCGGCCGGAGCGCTGGGAGCCGTAGGCGCAGCAGGTGCCTTGGGTGCCCGGGGAGCAACCGGCACGCTGGGTGCCGTTGGTGCCGCAGGGCTGCTGGGTGCGGCCGGAGCCGCTGGCGCACTCGGTGCGGTTGGGGCCACAGGCGCACTCGGCGCTGCCGGCGTCGCCGGAGCTTTGGGTGCCGCAGGCGCGGCCGGGGCAGCAGGCGCGCTGGGGGGCATTGGTCCGGCGGGGATTGCCGGACTGCTCGGGCCCGCAGGGCCGGCGGGCGCAGCTGGGCCAGCGGGACCTGTAGGTCCCGCCGGAGCAGTGGGGCCTGTAGGACCTGCTGGAGCCGCCGGAGCAGTAGGACCAGCGGGTCCCGCGGGAGCAGCCGGAGCAGTGGGACCAGCGGGTCCCGCGGGAGCAGCCGGAGCAGTGGGGCCAGTAGGCCCCGCAGGAGCTGCAGGAGCAGTGGGGCCAGTAGGCCCGGCGGGAGCAGCCGGAGCAGCCGGTGCCACGGGCGCCACAGGCGCGGCTGGTCCAACCGGAGCCACAGGCGTTGCCGGCCCGGCTGGTGCTACTGGTGCGACCGGAGCCACTGGCGGGATTGCCCAGTTCGGTTATGTATATAATCTAGGTGCACAGGTGGTGCCGATTGAGGCGGATGTATCTTTTGATACGAATGGGTTTCTTACGCCAGGAATTACACATGCTCCGGGTACGACCACCATTTCGGTCACCAATGCGGGTGTCTACGAGGTTAATTTCTCGGTATCCGGTGTAGAGCCGAGCCAGTTTGCCCTATTCGTCAATGGCGCACAGGTTCCGGGAACGGTATATGGTTCAGGTGCAGGAACGCAGCAGAATACCGGGCAGGCCATTTTCTCCCTGTCCTCCGGAGATGTGCTGACGCTGAGAAATCACAGCTCGGCAGCAGCAGTCACACTGCAGACACTGGCTGGCGGAACACAGGCGAATGTCAATGCGTCGATTGTAATTAAGCAGCTGGCTTAG
- a CDS encoding class I SAM-dependent methyltransferase: MSEWYETSFGEDYLIVYRHRDFGGARHEVETMIGWLDLPKGAKVLDLCCGMGRHSLALSEAGYEVTGVDLSEALLREARSQAGSEAVTWLRSDMRELPLKGGFDAVVNLFTSFGYFEEDEEQIKVLKEICRMLKPEGRFIIDFLNPAYVIRHLVPHSVREDGDNLIDESRRIEDGYVKKDILLTSKAGGSPRKYHERVKLYSLDNFRGMIAAAGLRLEAVHGSYDEEEYDAESSTRMIFTGARP; this comes from the coding sequence ATGAGTGAGTGGTATGAAACAAGCTTTGGCGAGGACTATTTAATCGTTTATAGACACAGGGATTTCGGCGGTGCACGCCATGAGGTGGAGACGATGATTGGCTGGCTGGACTTGCCTAAGGGTGCGAAGGTACTGGATCTCTGCTGCGGCATGGGCCGCCATTCGCTGGCTTTGTCAGAGGCCGGTTATGAGGTGACCGGTGTTGACCTCTCAGAGGCGCTGCTGCGTGAAGCGCGTTCGCAGGCAGGCTCGGAAGCCGTAACCTGGCTGCGCTCGGATATGCGCGAGCTTCCCCTGAAAGGCGGATTCGATGCAGTGGTTAACCTGTTTACTTCCTTCGGGTATTTCGAAGAAGACGAGGAACAGATCAAGGTGCTGAAGGAAATCTGCCGGATGCTGAAGCCGGAGGGCAGGTTCATCATTGATTTTCTGAATCCGGCTTATGTCATCCGCCATCTGGTGCCCCACTCTGTCCGTGAGGACGGGGATAATCTGATCGATGAATCCCGCCGGATTGAGGATGGTTACGTGAAGAAGGATATCCTTCTGACCTCGAAGGCCGGCGGTTCACCCCGTAAGTATCATGAACGGGTGAAGCTCTACTCCCTGGATAATTTCCGCGGGATGATTGCGGCTGCCGGGCTGCGGCTCGAAGCTGTCCATGGCAGCTATGATGAAGAGGAATATGATGCTGAGTCCTCTACCCGGATGATCTTCACAGGAGCTAGACCGTAG
- a CDS encoding glycoside hydrolase family 13 protein, protein MSYRGRNQEKRRESKLNPKWWKESIAYQIYPISFMDSNGDGKGDLRGVLSKLDYLQDLGVDVIWICPIYKSPNHDNGYDISDYCDIMKEFGTMDDFDLLLREMHTRGMKLMMDLVLNHTSHEHPWFVESRSSKDNPKRDYYIWKKGKNGGPPNNWESYFSGSVWELDPRTDEYYLHLYSRFQPDLNWENPAVIDKLHEMVQWWLKKGVDGFRFDAIAHIVKAEGYPDALNPGGTPTVRAYDMFSNLEHVHTLLQNLHDQVLYYYDIMTVGETSGLGPEQALDYVGDGRRELNMTFQFEHMNLDAASPGSGKWDVVPWKLTDLKKIISNWQTVLHDRGWNANYLCNHDQPRSVSRFGNDLYYRIPSAKMLATFIHMLEGTPYIYQGEEIGMTNVAFESIDDYRDVETLNYYEEKRTAGVPEADIMAAIHTKSRDNARTPMQWDDGEDGGFTTGVPWIRVNSNSREINVANAVKDPDSIYNYYKKLIQLRKQHQVIVYGEYGLLLEEHPEIYAYTRTLEDQRLLVILNFYEHDPVFELPEEFQAAEKLELLVSNYPAAKEDDLRSLKLRPYEARVYLQHLSGKA, encoded by the coding sequence ATGTCTTACAGAGGCAGGAACCAAGAGAAGCGGAGGGAATCTAAATTGAACCCCAAATGGTGGAAAGAGAGTATTGCCTACCAGATTTATCCGATCAGCTTCATGGACAGCAATGGTGACGGGAAGGGCGATCTGCGCGGAGTGTTATCGAAGCTCGATTATTTGCAGGACCTCGGCGTAGATGTGATCTGGATCTGCCCGATTTATAAGTCACCGAACCATGACAACGGCTATGATATCAGCGACTATTGCGACATTATGAAGGAATTCGGCACGATGGATGATTTTGACCTGCTGCTGCGCGAGATGCATACCCGCGGGATGAAGCTGATGATGGACCTTGTTCTGAATCACACCTCGCATGAGCACCCGTGGTTCGTCGAATCCAGAAGCTCGAAGGATAATCCCAAACGGGACTATTATATATGGAAAAAAGGCAAAAACGGCGGTCCGCCCAACAACTGGGAATCCTATTTCAGCGGTTCGGTCTGGGAGCTTGATCCCCGTACGGATGAATATTACCTGCATCTGTACTCCCGCTTTCAGCCCGATCTCAACTGGGAGAATCCCGCAGTGATTGATAAGCTGCATGAGATGGTGCAGTGGTGGCTGAAGAAGGGGGTTGACGGGTTCCGGTTTGACGCGATTGCCCATATTGTGAAGGCCGAGGGTTATCCGGATGCGCTGAATCCCGGCGGAACACCGACCGTACGCGCGTATGATATGTTCTCTAACCTTGAGCATGTGCATACGCTGCTGCAGAATCTGCATGATCAGGTGCTCTATTACTACGATATTATGACGGTGGGGGAAACCTCGGGTCTCGGGCCGGAGCAGGCACTGGATTATGTCGGTGACGGACGCCGCGAGCTGAACATGACCTTCCAGTTCGAGCATATGAATCTGGATGCCGCCTCACCGGGCAGCGGGAAATGGGATGTCGTGCCCTGGAAGCTGACTGACCTGAAGAAGATTATCAGCAACTGGCAGACGGTTCTGCATGACCGGGGCTGGAACGCCAACTATCTGTGCAACCATGATCAGCCGCGTTCGGTCTCACGGTTCGGCAATGATCTCTATTACCGCATCCCGTCAGCCAAAATGCTGGCCACCTTCATTCACATGCTGGAAGGCACTCCTTATATCTATCAGGGTGAGGAGATTGGGATGACCAATGTTGCCTTCGAGTCGATTGATGATTACCGGGACGTGGAAACGCTGAATTATTATGAGGAAAAGCGGACCGCCGGCGTTCCCGAAGCCGACATTATGGCCGCTATTCATACGAAAAGCCGCGACAACGCCCGCACGCCGATGCAGTGGGACGATGGTGAGGATGGCGGATTTACGACGGGGGTTCCCTGGATCAGGGTGAACTCGAACTCCCGGGAGATCAATGTGGCTAATGCAGTCAAGGACCCGGACTCCATCTACAATTACTATAAGAAGCTGATTCAGCTTAGAAAACAACATCAGGTGATCGTCTACGGCGAATATGGCCTGCTGCTGGAAGAGCACCCTGAGATCTATGCCTACACCCGGACGCTGGAGGACCAGCGGCTGCTGGTGATTCTGAATTTCTATGAACATGATCCGGTATTTGAGCTTCCGGAGGAATTTCAGGCTGCAGAGAAGCTGGAGCTGCTGGTCTCCAATTATCCTGCAGCCAAAGAGGATGATCTGCGCAGTCTGAAGCTGCGTCCATATGAGGCGCGCGTGTATCTGCAGCACCTGAGCGGCAAAGCGTAA
- a CDS encoding homocitrate synthase/isopropylmalate synthase family protein: MKSLKLCDTTLRDGEQAAGVSFTRAEKLEIAKLLSECGVEQAEVGIPAMGKREQEDIAAIAELGLPMKLMTWNRSVPGDIDKAKATGVNWSHISIPVSEIQLQGKLGLSQREGLNKLLRAVEYGLRQDMTVSVGMEDSSRADMNFLIEVVNILYKEGIRRFRYADTVSAHHPGQMADRVSRLLGAVPGDVELEVHCHNDFGLACANTLSGVAAGAVWASTTVAGIGERTGNAAMEEVAMAWRYLYGGECAVRLDLLKGLADKVISASGRSVGDAKPIVGQLAFTHESGIHVDGLMKEQSTYQSFDPAEVGRAHRFVLGKHSGSGGVTHVLEQRGLEVSADTAGRLLEKVREYAEARKGTVPEYMLVQWLMEEQQRAQNAV, from the coding sequence GTGAAAAGTCTCAAGCTATGTGACACGACACTGAGGGATGGTGAACAGGCGGCTGGAGTTTCATTCACGAGGGCGGAAAAGCTGGAAATCGCAAAGTTGCTGTCGGAGTGCGGAGTAGAGCAAGCAGAGGTAGGGATTCCTGCCATGGGCAAACGGGAGCAGGAGGATATCGCGGCCATCGCTGAATTGGGACTGCCCATGAAGCTGATGACGTGGAACCGTTCGGTTCCCGGAGATATTGACAAGGCAAAGGCTACCGGAGTGAACTGGAGTCATATCTCCATTCCGGTGTCGGAGATTCAGCTGCAGGGGAAGCTGGGGCTGTCGCAGCGGGAAGGCCTGAACAAGCTGCTTCGGGCAGTGGAATACGGGCTGCGGCAGGACATGACGGTGTCAGTAGGCATGGAGGATTCCTCCAGGGCGGATATGAATTTCCTCATTGAAGTGGTGAATATACTATATAAGGAAGGCATCCGCAGGTTCCGTTATGCGGATACCGTCTCGGCGCATCATCCGGGGCAGATGGCGGACCGGGTGAGCCGGCTGCTGGGTGCAGTGCCTGGTGATGTGGAGCTGGAGGTGCACTGCCACAATGATTTCGGTCTGGCCTGCGCCAATACGCTCAGCGGCGTTGCTGCAGGGGCGGTATGGGCCAGCACGACGGTGGCTGGAATCGGTGAACGGACCGGCAATGCGGCCATGGAGGAAGTAGCCATGGCCTGGCGCTATTTGTACGGCGGTGAATGTGCGGTCAGGCTGGATCTGCTCAAGGGCTTGGCTGACAAGGTGATTAGCGCATCCGGCCGCAGTGTCGGTGACGCGAAGCCGATTGTGGGGCAGCTTGCCTTCACCCATGAATCGGGGATTCATGTGGACGGGCTGATGAAGGAGCAATCGACATATCAGTCCTTCGATCCTGCGGAGGTAGGCCGGGCTCACCGTTTCGTGCTCGGCAAGCATTCCGGCAGCGGCGGTGTGACCCATGTGCTGGAGCAGCGGGGGCTTGAGGTCAGTGCCGATACGGCCGGCCGTCTGCTGGAGAAGGTGCGTGAATATGCGGAAGCCCGCAAAGGCACCGTGCCGGAGTATATGCTCGTGCAATGGCTGATGGAAGAGCAGCAGCGGGCTCAGAATGCGGTATAG
- a CDS encoding Cof-type HAD-IIB family hydrolase: MTLKKTIFFDIDGTIYDEEKQIPPSTKEAIAELKRRGHHVAIATGRADYMFEELRGELGIDSYVSLNGQYVVYEGKPVYSNPIERPTLEDLTLFAEKLDHPVAYTDTAGMKVNVADHEYIKTSIGSLKLVFPTHDAEYFLKNDTHQAMIFCPQESQAIYTERYPQLNFIRWHPLCMDVLPGNGSKANGIAEMLKVIGVEKEEVYAFGDGLNDVEMLGFVGYGIAMGNGEAEAKAAASYVTKHVSEDGIYEGLKMVGLL, from the coding sequence ATGACTTTGAAGAAAACGATCTTTTTCGATATTGACGGCACGATTTATGATGAGGAAAAGCAGATTCCCCCGTCCACCAAAGAGGCGATAGCCGAACTGAAGAGGCGCGGCCACCATGTGGCGATTGCTACCGGAAGAGCAGACTATATGTTCGAGGAGTTGCGCGGGGAGCTGGGGATCGATTCTTATGTCTCGCTCAACGGGCAATATGTAGTGTATGAAGGAAAGCCGGTGTACAGCAATCCGATTGAGAGGCCTACGCTGGAGGATCTCACGTTGTTCGCTGAGAAGCTGGATCATCCTGTGGCGTACACAGATACGGCGGGGATGAAGGTAAACGTAGCGGATCATGAGTATATCAAGACGAGCATCGGTTCGCTGAAGCTGGTGTTTCCGACGCATGATGCGGAATATTTCCTGAAGAATGACACGCATCAGGCGATGATCTTCTGCCCGCAGGAGAGTCAGGCTATATACACTGAGCGGTATCCGCAGCTGAATTTCATCCGCTGGCACCCGCTGTGTATGGATGTACTGCCGGGCAACGGCTCCAAGGCTAACGGGATCGCGGAAATGCTGAAGGTCATCGGCGTGGAGAAGGAAGAGGTATACGCGTTTGGCGATGGTCTGAATGATGTGGAGATGCTGGGATTTGTCGGCTATGGTATTGCCATGGGCAATGGGGAGGCTGAAGCGAAGGCTGCCGCCTCTTACGTAACGAAGCATGTCAGTGAGGACGGGATTTACGAAGGCTTGAAGATGGTCGGACTGCTGTAA